The genomic stretch AAGAAGCTTTCTAAGTATCTTGACTCTAACACACCATCTATTTTAATATCGGCTAGCTTTTTTTTTACACTCTCTAGAATTGATTGATCTACTACGCCATCAATATACATAACGGCTATATCAGTTTGAGTTGTTGTGCCTAATTTTGATAGCTCAACCTTTAGTTTGGAGGACTGGATGCGTGAACGAATAAGCGCAATATTTGTTTGAAGCATTTCAGTAAACCCATCTTTAGGACCTCGAACAAGCACTTGAGTCGTTGGTTCCGTTACGCTTCTTGATTCAATAGACTTTGTTCCAACCACAATTACTTCCGGACTTTTCGGTACAAATATAACCGTATTTCCTGATACTAAAGCATCGAGAACGCCTGTCCAGGAGTCTATTGTTTGTATTCTCGCCGCAGATAAAGAATAATTTCTTAAGTGTTGCACCAGTTCATGATGTTGTTTTAAATTTTCCACTGAAGAATGTTCAAATAGTTCGTTAATAGGCTTAACAATTGCAGATTGAATAACATGGATGTCACAAATACTTTCAATATAGGCAATAACTAACTCTGACTTTTTATCTATGGTAAAAACGCGAGTAATTAAGTCCGAATTCGCACCTAAATCTTCAGCCAATTGCTGTTGAAACTGCTTGCTGTCCACTAGTAATTTATTTTCTGATGTTTTCAAAGTCATCATCCTTTTTAATGTATACAAAGGTTTTTCTATTCTTAGATTCTCCTCATTACCAACTCCTATTCATAAAAAAGCCTTGCTACTTGTTACAAGATAAAACCCACTTCTTTGCTAAAGAAGTGGGTTTATATGTATACTATTTGATTGAATGATAAGCACAGTCATTCCTCTATCACTTCCTGATGTGTGCCATTCGCCTGTTTCCCAAAAGGCTGCTTGTCCTTTTTTGATTGGTTTCCTTACTTGATCATCACCTGTTACCCAGCCTTCCCCTTCAATCACCAGAAACAGCTGCTTACTTGGTGCTTCGTGATGGCCTATAACTCCATCTGGTTCAACGTACATTATCCCTATAGAAGTATTTTCTAATGCAGCTACCTTTAAATAACTTGACAGCTCAGATTCATATTGCGTAACTGGAGCTGCTTGTTGTTGTTCAAATAAAAGTATCTTCAACAAAATGTCTCCTTTTCATCTATTAGTCTTAGTTAACATAATAATA from Bacillus sp. 1780r2a1 encodes the following:
- a CDS encoding cupin domain-containing protein, producing the protein MKILLFEQQQAAPVTQYESELSSYLKVAALENTSIGIMYVEPDGVIGHHEAPSKQLFLVIEGEGWVTGDDQVRKPIKKGQAAFWETGEWHTSGSDRGMTVLIIQSNSIHINPLL